The Kroppenstedtia pulmonis genome has a segment encoding these proteins:
- a CDS encoding diacylglycerol/lipid kinase family protein, which yields MKRVDLIINPAAGKGEPEKFLPEITHKLNQYVDHVREYRTEKPGDGAIRVKQIAGETDLVIAMGGDGTVHELANALCSLEERPRFAILPAGTCNDFSRAIGMNQDLDKALEQILQQREQKVDVGYSSQGRYFLNFWGIGLITEISSEIDPDDKERIGRLAYYISAAQKWWNPTPFHLELKSNSLQYEGEAAMLIVGNGSYIGGVQGFFPHSKLDDGQLDVLALKENSLGGVASMLLSHLTQEWPEHEDILYFQADQLTISATPHQKIDCDGEKGEYTPVRLSSLPGHLTLLMGDREKTE from the coding sequence ATGAAACGTGTGGATCTCATTATTAACCCCGCTGCCGGAAAAGGAGAGCCGGAAAAGTTTCTCCCTGAAATTACCCACAAGTTGAATCAGTATGTGGATCATGTCCGGGAGTATCGTACTGAAAAACCTGGAGACGGAGCGATTCGAGTCAAACAGATCGCCGGTGAGACAGATCTGGTAATCGCCATGGGAGGAGACGGAACTGTCCACGAACTGGCCAACGCCCTTTGTTCCTTGGAGGAACGCCCCCGATTTGCTATCTTGCCTGCCGGAACTTGCAATGATTTCTCCAGAGCGATTGGCATGAATCAAGACCTTGACAAGGCTCTGGAACAAATCCTGCAACAGCGGGAACAAAAAGTAGATGTCGGGTACAGCAGTCAAGGACGCTATTTCCTCAACTTTTGGGGCATCGGTCTGATTACGGAAATCTCATCGGAAATTGATCCTGATGACAAGGAACGTATCGGCCGTCTTGCTTACTATATCAGCGCCGCTCAGAAATGGTGGAATCCCACACCCTTTCATCTGGAGTTGAAGTCGAACTCGCTTCAGTATGAAGGTGAAGCCGCCATGCTGATTGTGGGAAATGGCTCCTATATCGGAGGGGTACAGGGCTTTTTCCCTCACAGCAAACTGGATGACGGTCAGCTGGATGTGCTGGCCTTAAAAGAAAACTCACTGGGGGGAGTGGCATCCATGTTGCTTTCCCATTTAACCCAGGAATGGCCCGAGCATGAAGATATTCTTTATTTCCAAGCGGATCAGTTGACCATCTCTGCAACACCGCATCAGAAAATCGACTGTGACGGAGAAAAGGGAGAGTATACCCCGGTGCGATTATCCTCTCTTCCCGGTCATCTCACTCTGTTAATGGGGGACCGGGAGAAGACAGAATAA
- a CDS encoding phosphatase PAP2 family protein, with the protein MRKYSSDWRIFFSVACFFFLVLIYLFMVLAKGISQQKVFVFDQKLIEWTERLMHPVLTMLVKGITEAGDVWWLSIGTLLVSFYWLYRKQYGNLLLVTVGMVGASLMIPALKNTYERVRPDENPMVYASGYSFPSGHSTGSIIFYGLLLYFVLKSGLHPWIKGIVSTGLCLMVLLIGWSRIYLGVHYPTDIVAGFIAGTIWITLCMALREGFLVWRSRRKQHES; encoded by the coding sequence TTGAGGAAATATTCATCTGACTGGAGGATATTTTTCAGTGTTGCTTGTTTCTTTTTTCTTGTATTGATCTACCTGTTTATGGTTTTGGCGAAGGGTATTTCGCAACAGAAGGTTTTTGTGTTTGATCAGAAGTTGATCGAATGGACGGAAAGACTCATGCACCCTGTGTTAACCATGCTCGTCAAGGGAATTACGGAAGCCGGAGATGTTTGGTGGCTGAGTATCGGAACTCTGTTGGTCTCGTTTTATTGGCTGTATCGGAAACAATACGGAAATCTACTTCTGGTTACAGTGGGAATGGTTGGAGCGAGTCTGATGATTCCTGCTTTGAAAAATACATACGAACGAGTCCGTCCCGATGAAAATCCTATGGTTTATGCCTCTGGATACAGCTTTCCCAGTGGTCACTCCACGGGATCCATTATTTTTTACGGACTACTCCTTTATTTTGTGCTAAAAAGTGGCCTGCACCCCTGGATCAAAGGGATAGTCAGTACCGGGTTATGTCTCATGGTTCTTTTGATTGGCTGGAGTCGAATTTATTTGGGTGTTCACTATCCTACTGACATCGTAGCAGGCTTTATAGCCGGAACCATCTGGATTACACTTTGTATGGCGCTTCGAGAGGGTTTTCTGGTATGGAGGAGTAGGAGAAAACAACACGAATCGTAA